A region of Paenibacillus thiaminolyticus DNA encodes the following proteins:
- the mtnA gene encoding S-methyl-5-thioribose-1-phosphate isomerase, translating into MGDNGVTATMIQSVTLDDANDTLVILDQTVLPNEKVFLKLKELKDIWDAIYHLKVRGAPAIGIAAGYGLYLGVKASAAATKEDLAEDFKRVKDYLASSRPTAVNLFWALDRMEARFQREQSGSTAEIKEALREEAESIRAEDEQVCEQIGRHALSLLEPGWGILTHCNAGAIATAKYGTALAPVYLGEEQGYGFKVYADETRPLLQGARLTAWELQEAGIDVTLICDNMSSIVMKEGKIQAVLVGCDRVAANGDTANKIGTSAVAILAKHYGIPFYVCAPLSTVDLQCATGDDIHIELRPDEEITSKWYEKPMAPAGVNVYNPCFDVTDHEHITAIITQHGIAYPPFADSLPAMFAKQASGN; encoded by the coding sequence ATGGGAGACAACGGCGTGACAGCGACAATGATTCAATCGGTGACGTTGGATGATGCGAACGATACGCTGGTCATTCTGGACCAGACGGTGCTGCCGAATGAGAAGGTATTTCTCAAGCTGAAGGAATTGAAGGATATTTGGGACGCGATCTACCATCTGAAGGTGCGCGGCGCGCCGGCGATCGGCATTGCGGCGGGATATGGCCTGTATCTGGGCGTCAAGGCTTCGGCGGCGGCGACGAAGGAAGATCTGGCGGAGGATTTCAAGCGTGTGAAGGACTATCTGGCTTCCTCCCGTCCGACGGCGGTCAACCTGTTCTGGGCGCTCGATCGGATGGAGGCGCGCTTCCAGCGGGAGCAGAGCGGAAGCACCGCCGAGATCAAGGAAGCGCTGCGGGAGGAGGCCGAATCGATCCGGGCCGAAGACGAGCAAGTCTGCGAGCAGATCGGCCGCCATGCCTTGTCGCTGCTGGAGCCGGGCTGGGGCATCCTGACGCACTGCAACGCGGGGGCGATTGCGACGGCCAAATACGGCACGGCGCTGGCGCCCGTCTATTTGGGCGAGGAACAGGGATACGGCTTCAAGGTGTATGCCGATGAGACGAGGCCGCTGCTGCAAGGCGCGCGGTTGACGGCATGGGAGCTGCAGGAGGCGGGCATCGATGTCACGCTTATCTGCGACAACATGTCCTCCATCGTCATGAAGGAAGGCAAGATTCAAGCCGTCCTGGTCGGCTGCGACCGCGTGGCCGCCAACGGGGACACCGCCAATAAGATCGGCACGTCGGCTGTGGCGATTCTGGCGAAGCATTACGGCATTCCGTTCTATGTGTGCGCGCCGTTGTCCACGGTCGATCTGCAGTGCGCGACAGGCGACGACATTCATATCGAGTTGCGTCCGGATGAAGAGATTACGAGCAAGTGGTATGAAAAGCCGATGGCGCCGGCAGGAGTCAACGTCTATAACCCGTGCTTCGATGTGACGGATCACGAGCATATTACGGCGATCATTACGCAGCACGGCATTGCTTATCCGCCGTTCGCCGACAGTCTGCCCGCCATGTTCGCGAAGCAAGCATCGGGCAACTAA
- the mtnK gene encoding S-methyl-5-thioribose kinase, whose product MSEFKTYFTMTESDVIHYGLSQLDYFDRDAELSCKEIGDGNLNYVFRVVDAKTGRSLIIKQAGPVARISDEFKVSPDRNRIESDILRIEHELAPGLVPQVYKYDPVMNCCVMEDLSDHEILRTALLKHKQFPLFAEHISTFMVNTLLLTSDVVMNHKEKKERVKEFINPDLCGITEDLVYTEPFYDCPRNDVFPPLLPFVKEYLWEDEALLLETAKLKFEFMSNAQSLIHGDLHTGSIFVKPDSTKVIDPEFAFYGPAGYDVGNVVANLIFAYVHADSVMEDGAEKERQRDWLLSAIQDMIDLFKAKFVAAWKVSATEPCASYKGFDQYYLETILRDAAGVAGLELCRRTLGLAHVKDITSIADANARARAEKMCIVMGKRFIMERHLMKNGADFMKVITAAGEVYSR is encoded by the coding sequence ATGAGCGAATTCAAGACGTATTTCACGATGACCGAAAGCGATGTAATTCACTACGGCCTCAGCCAGCTTGATTACTTCGACCGGGATGCCGAGCTGTCCTGCAAGGAAATCGGGGACGGCAATCTGAACTATGTGTTCCGGGTCGTGGACGCAAAGACGGGGCGCTCGCTCATCATCAAGCAGGCCGGGCCGGTCGCCCGCATCTCGGATGAGTTCAAGGTATCGCCGGACCGCAACCGGATCGAGAGCGACATTTTGCGCATCGAGCATGAACTGGCTCCGGGACTGGTGCCGCAAGTGTACAAATATGATCCGGTCATGAACTGCTGCGTTATGGAGGATTTATCCGATCATGAGATACTGCGCACCGCCCTGCTGAAGCATAAGCAGTTCCCGCTGTTCGCCGAGCATATCTCGACCTTCATGGTTAATACGCTGCTGCTGACATCGGACGTCGTCATGAATCATAAAGAAAAGAAGGAGCGGGTGAAGGAGTTCATCAACCCGGATCTGTGCGGGATAACCGAGGATCTCGTCTATACCGAGCCGTTCTATGATTGCCCGCGCAATGATGTGTTCCCGCCGCTGCTCCCGTTCGTTAAGGAATATTTGTGGGAGGATGAAGCGCTGCTCCTGGAGACGGCGAAGCTGAAGTTCGAATTCATGAGCAATGCCCAGTCGCTGATTCACGGCGATCTGCATACGGGCTCCATCTTCGTGAAGCCGGACTCGACCAAGGTGATCGACCCGGAATTCGCCTTCTACGGACCGGCCGGCTACGACGTGGGCAATGTCGTCGCGAACCTGATCTTCGCCTATGTCCATGCGGACAGCGTCATGGAGGACGGCGCGGAGAAGGAACGGCAAAGGGACTGGCTCCTGTCGGCGATACAAGATATGATTGATTTATTCAAAGCGAAATTTGTGGCGGCGTGGAAGGTATCCGCGACGGAGCCATGTGCTTCCTACAAAGGCTTCGATCAGTATTATCTGGAGACGATTTTGCGGGATGCGGCAGGGGTCGCCGGACTGGAGCTGTGCCGGCGGACGCTCGGTCTCGCGCATGTCAAGGACATTACGTCGATTGCGGACGCGAACGCGCGCGCACGGGCGGAGAAGATGTGCATCGTCATGGGCAAGCGGTTCATTATGGAGCGCCATCTGATGAAGAACGGGGCGGACTTCATGAAGGTCATTACGGCCGCTGGCGAAGTGTACAGCAGATAA
- a CDS encoding ABC transporter permease → MSTGPGQHHQVKAAKSFDFFDFLYKYGTIVTILILIAVFGIMSESFLMPSNIINILRSISIVTVIAIGITISLSVGGFDLSVGSVASLANAVVISMFVWHSQNAFVGIITAIAVCLIAGLLNAFMIVKMKIQDMLMTLAMMFIIQGVALTYTRGATVSQNMVMPDGTFATGQIGAFFSKIGQVPWIIIIMLVVVVLVHIFLNYTKHGRYMYVIGGNMEAAKLSGIPVNKYRVLAYVLSAGFAAIGGIMLASRVMTAEVNAGAPYLMDAVAAAYIGFSVAGAGRPNAFGTFVGAVLIGILQNGLVMMSVPYYAMDIVKGTVLAFALALTYYKQK, encoded by the coding sequence ATGAGCACAGGGCCAGGGCAACACCATCAAGTGAAGGCGGCCAAGTCTTTCGATTTCTTCGATTTTCTATATAAATACGGAACGATTGTCACGATTCTCATCCTGATTGCCGTGTTCGGAATCATGTCCGAGAGCTTCCTGATGCCTAGTAACATCATCAACATCTTGCGCTCGATCTCCATCGTTACCGTCATTGCGATCGGGATCACGATCTCGCTCTCGGTGGGCGGCTTCGACCTGTCGGTCGGTTCCGTGGCGTCGCTGGCCAACGCCGTCGTCATCTCCATGTTCGTCTGGCATTCGCAGAATGCATTCGTCGGCATCATTACGGCGATCGCGGTCTGTCTAATCGCAGGCCTGCTGAACGCATTCATGATCGTCAAAATGAAAATTCAAGACATGCTCATGACGCTGGCGATGATGTTCATCATCCAGGGGGTGGCGCTCACGTATACGCGAGGGGCGACCGTATCGCAGAACATGGTCATGCCGGACGGCACGTTCGCCACGGGCCAGATCGGCGCCTTTTTCTCGAAAATCGGCCAGGTGCCGTGGATCATCATCATTATGCTTGTCGTCGTGGTCCTCGTCCATATTTTCCTGAACTATACGAAGCATGGCAGGTACATGTATGTCATCGGCGGCAATATGGAGGCGGCCAAGCTGTCGGGCATTCCCGTCAACAAATATCGCGTGCTCGCCTATGTGTTGTCTGCCGGATTCGCGGCTATCGGCGGCATTATGCTGGCGTCCCGCGTCATGACGGCGGAAGTCAATGCGGGCGCTCCTTATCTCATGGACGCGGTGGCGGCGGCCTACATCGGGTTCTCCGTGGCGGGCGCCGGCAGACCGAACGCGTTCGGCACCTTCGTCGGCGCGGTGCTCATCGGCATTTTGCAGAACGGCCTGGTCATGATGTCGGTTCCTTACTACGCGATGGACATCGTGAAAGGAACGGTGCTCGCTTTTGCTCTGGCATTAACCTATTACAAACAGAAATAA